GGAGGAGGCGGAGATCTCCTGGATCGAGCAGTCGGACGTGACGACTCTGCTCGACGCCTTCCCCGGGCTGGTGGAGTTGGGTGTGCGGGGCGGCGACGGCCTGGTCTTCCCGCCGGTGCGGCACGACGCGCTGCGGTCGCTCACGATCGAGTCGGGCGGCCTGCCGGTGCAGGTGGTGCGCGGCGTGCTGGACAGTGAACTCCCCGCGCTGGAGAAGCTCGACCTCTGGCTCGGTGTCTCGGCGTACGGCGGTGACACGGAGCTCGCTGACCTGGCGCCCCTGCTGTCCGGCACGCGCTTCCTCGCCCTGCACCACCTCGGCCTGCGCAACAGCGAGATCCAGGAGGAGATCGCGGCGGCGGTGGCCTCGGCTCCGGTGGTCGCGCGCCTGCGCACCCTGGACCTGTCGAACGGTGTCCTGGGCGACGACGGTGCGGCGGCGCTGCTCGAAGGCCAGCCGCTCACCCACCTCGACACGCTCGACCTCCACCACCACTTCCTCAGCGAGGCGATGGAGCAGCGGCTCACCGCCGCTCTGGAACCGCACGGCGTCCGGGTCGACCTGTCCGACCGCAACAAGCCCTGGAACGACGGTGGTCGCGAGAACCGGTACACGGCGGTCGCGGAATGAGCCGCGCGACGGACATCGAGCACCCGGAGACCTTCCACGGACTGCCCGTGTACCTCCTGCCGGCCCCCGGAGAGACGGAGCCCGGTGGGGCGGCGCCTGCGGGGGAGGACGGGAGGACCGCGCCGGCCGGAAGCCTCCCGGCGGCGGACGCGGTGGCCTGGCGGCTCGACAGCGCCTGGCAGGACGATCTCGACTTCCCCGCCCTGTGGCGACACTTCCTGGCCACCGTGGACACCTCCCGGGTCAGGGCGCTGCTGATCGGCCCCTGGTGGGA
The DNA window shown above is from Streptomyces sp. NBC_00247 and carries:
- a CDS encoding STM4015 family protein, with product MTIANHLSELHGLPAVDFEIPTEGRSLPEAGAVAWRLRVDPYDEPEVTWEEVFDLFLATVDPAGVRALIIGQWGETTEHRSSYPTGLVTAAASRLPSLEAVFVGDLVLEEAEISWIEQSDVTTLLDAFPGLVELGVRGGDGLVFPPVRHDALRSLTIESGGLPVQVVRGVLDSELPALEKLDLWLGVSAYGGDTELADLAPLLSGTRFLALHHLGLRNSEIQEEIAAAVASAPVVARLRTLDLSNGVLGDDGAAALLEGQPLTHLDTLDLHHHFLSEAMEQRLTAALEPHGVRVDLSDRNKPWNDGGRENRYTAVAE